In Polaribacter sp. Hel_I_88, the following proteins share a genomic window:
- a CDS encoding arylsulfatase, with product MKHLFISLIIILATSCSVNKNNKSAGTNKPNIIYILADDLGYGDLSSYGQTKFSTPNIDQLAEEGILFTQHYAGATVCAPSRSSLMTGLHTGNTPIRGNKALELPSEAKTLAEFLKDNGYKTGGFGKWGLGSANAEGSALHQGFDSFFGYYSQMLAHHYYPDYLWENDKKVILKGNQGLNKEQYAPNLIHKKALSFIDDHKAEPFFLYYPSIIPHAELFAPKEYLNKFKGKFNPEKNFKGTDDGELYKKGRYGSQPNSHAAFVAMITLLDDQVGEIVQKVKDLGLEENTIFIFTSDNGPHKEAGADPDYFNSNGGLRGYKRDLYEGGIRVPMIAKWKGKIEAGTTTNHPSAFWDVLPTFADVLKVDTTFKTDGISFLPTLLQQENQKKHDYLYWEFHELNGRQAVLKDHWKLVKYNVKTKPKYFLFDLQNDIEEKNDLKETSTAKFEELKTIMANARTASENFKF from the coding sequence ATGAAACACTTATTTATATCATTAATTATAATACTTGCAACATCTTGCTCTGTAAACAAAAACAATAAATCAGCAGGAACTAACAAACCCAATATCATTTATATTTTAGCAGACGATCTGGGTTATGGAGATTTAAGTTCTTACGGACAAACAAAATTTTCTACACCCAATATAGATCAACTCGCAGAAGAAGGTATTTTGTTTACCCAACATTATGCTGGTGCTACAGTTTGTGCACCATCAAGATCTTCATTAATGACAGGATTACATACAGGTAACACGCCAATTCGCGGTAATAAAGCTCTAGAATTGCCTAGTGAAGCAAAAACATTAGCCGAGTTTTTAAAAGATAATGGTTACAAAACAGGAGGTTTTGGAAAATGGGGATTAGGTTCTGCCAACGCAGAAGGCTCTGCTTTACATCAAGGATTTGACTCTTTTTTTGGATATTATAGTCAGATGCTAGCACATCATTATTACCCAGATTATTTATGGGAAAATGATAAAAAAGTAATCTTAAAAGGAAATCAAGGACTCAACAAAGAGCAATATGCACCCAACCTAATCCATAAAAAAGCACTTTCTTTTATTGATGATCATAAAGCAGAACCGTTCTTTTTATACTATCCTTCAATAATTCCACATGCAGAATTATTTGCTCCTAAAGAATATTTAAACAAATTTAAAGGAAAATTTAACCCTGAAAAAAACTTTAAAGGAACAGATGATGGTGAACTTTATAAAAAAGGTAGGTATGGTTCTCAACCAAATAGTCACGCAGCTTTTGTTGCAATGATTACATTATTAGATGACCAAGTTGGAGAAATTGTTCAAAAAGTAAAGGATTTAGGATTGGAAGAAAATACTATTTTTATTTTTACTTCGGATAATGGACCACACAAAGAAGCAGGAGCTGATCCAGATTATTTTAATAGCAATGGTGGCCTAAGAGGATATAAACGTGATTTATACGAAGGTGGCATAAGAGTACCTATGATTGCTAAATGGAAAGGTAAAATTGAAGCAGGAACAACTACAAATCATCCTTCTGCTTTCTGGGATGTTTTACCAACTTTTGCAGATGTATTAAAGGTTGATACTACTTTTAAAACAGACGGAATTTCTTTTTTACCAACATTACTGCAGCAAGAAAATCAAAAAAAACACGATTACTTATACTGGGAATTTCATGAATTAAATGGAAGACAAGCTGTATTAAAAGACCATTGGAAGTTGGTGAAATACAATGTAAAAACCAAACCTAAATATTTTTTATTTGATTTACAAAACGATATTGAAGAAAAAAACGATTTAAAAGAAACCAGTACAGCAAAATTTGAAGAATTAAAAACAATAATGGCAAATGCTAGAACAGCATCTGAAAATTTTAAATTCTAA
- a CDS encoding SGNH/GDSL hydrolase family protein produces MIKKQAFLRGILFLAIIVECSFTSKTPDILIIGDSISIGYTPFVKKHFLGKATVFHNTGNAQHTGTGLKNIEKWLGDKHWDLIQFNWGLWDLCYRHPDSKAYGNRDKIHGTPEFTIDEYATNLDALVAIIKKKSNAKLIFVTTTYVPKDETGRHESDVQKYNDAAKLVMKKHNIPVNDIYEQSINIHNTYGKGAKDVHYTTTGYQKLSELIIEFLETEIK; encoded by the coding sequence ATGATTAAAAAGCAAGCCTTTTTACGTGGAATTCTATTTTTAGCTATTATAGTTGAATGCTCTTTTACGAGTAAAACACCTGATATTTTAATTATAGGTGATTCTATTTCCATAGGATATACTCCATTTGTAAAAAAACATTTTTTAGGTAAGGCAACCGTGTTTCATAATACTGGTAATGCACAGCATACTGGAACTGGCCTAAAAAACATTGAAAAATGGCTAGGAGATAAACATTGGGATCTAATTCAATTTAATTGGGGATTATGGGATTTATGTTATCGTCATCCAGATTCAAAAGCATATGGAAATAGAGATAAAATACATGGTACTCCTGAATTTACAATTGATGAATATGCTACAAATTTAGACGCACTTGTTGCTATTATAAAGAAAAAATCAAATGCAAAATTAATTTTTGTAACAACTACGTACGTGCCTAAAGATGAAACTGGCAGACATGAAAGTGATGTTCAAAAATATAACGATGCTGCAAAATTAGTGATGAAAAAACATAACATCCCTGTGAATGATATTTATGAGCAATCTATTAATATTCACAATACATATGGAAAAGGCGCTAAAGATGTGCACTATACAACCACTGGTTACCAAAAACTTAGCGAACTTATTATCGAATTTCTTGAAACCGAAATAAAATAA